GAAAAAGGAGGATTTGAATACTATACAAAATTAGATAGGGAAGAAATCGGTTGGAATGTCAGTGCTTCAGAAGCATTAGAATTAAAATCCTATACCTGGTGGTTTCCCATAGCAGGTACGGTTCCCTACAAAGGATTCTTTGATAAACAAATGGCAATCGCATTGGAAAAAGAATTACAATCAGAAGGATATGATACTCGCATCCGTGCTATTGGCGGATACTCGACACTTGGTTGGTTTTCTGATCCAGTATTATCACCTCAGCTCAGTTGGCCTGATCATAGACTTGTTGGTCTCGTCTTCCACGAAATGGCCCACGCCACAGCCTATTTACCTGGAGATTCTACACTAAATGAATCTTATGCAAGTTATGTGGAAGAAAAAGGTATAGAAATTTATTATATAAAAAAAGAGGGCGAAGCCAGCATCCATTTGCAAAAATTTAAAAAAGAAAAAGTTCGTAGAGAAGTAACATTAAATCTTTTGAAAAAATATGCAGAGGAACTAAAAACTCTCTATTCATCTGCATTGGATAAAGAACAGAAATGGATTCAAAAAAAATCCATTACGGCTAAATTCAAAGAAGAAGTGATTGAGAAAAAATTAGTTCCAGAAGAAAAATCTAAAGAGTTTTTGGCACGCGAATGGAATAACGAAGATTTTTTAGGGGCTCTTCGTTACCATTCTGGAGAGGTCAGCTTTGAGTCTTTGTTTATAAAATCGGGAAAAAACTTCCGGCAGTTTCATAAAGAAGTAAAAAATCTCTTTGATTTACCAGAAGAAGACCGTAAACAATTCTTAAATAAAAATCTTTAATCTTCGATCATTGCAGATGTATAAAGTTTATACCCAATCCAAAAGCGATCATCGATTGCAGAGTTTCTCGCTGCTTCTTTTCCTTCTACCAAACGAACATGTAAAGGTTTTGGTAAATCATAGCCTTGCAAAAATTGTTTCAAAAAGAATAAATTATGAACCCCTGTTTGAACTCCAGAGTGTAACACGAAGAGTCCAGTGTTCTCCCTTGCTAGATAATAGGCTACTCCGCTAAAATCATTGGTATATTGAGCCGAATTGCCGATCCTTTGGTTTGCATAAATTTTGGTAGTATTTACACCCTTACTTGCTGCATCAAATAAAGGAACCTCTGAACTACATAAATAATTATTTTGACACCATCCAATTTCCGTAAAATCAACATTAAACGGCGCATAACCATCTTTTTTTCCATTCGTTTCCCAAACCATGAGACCTGCATTTATTTCGTTTTCCAATGAAGAATTCCAACCCACTACGGAAACATCTGGTTTTTTAGGTGTTATCGAATTAAACTTTAAAGCAGGATTCGAAAGAAAATCGGAAACAGAAGCTACCGAATAGTATTCCGTATCTGGTAAAACAATAGGAACAACCGCATGTAAACCTGAGCTATAAATATAATGTCTATTTGTTTTATTTAATCTGAAACTAGTTCGGTATTTATCGGCTAGCGACTCTCTCAAAATTACTTCTTGGCTACCTGATTCTGCAGAACGGAAGTATTTCACAGACTCTCTATAAATGGATTTATTATCAGAAAACATCTCTCGACCCAGCGACTTCCCAGAAGCAAAACTTAATAAATATGTTTTTTTTCCAAGATCAAATAGACCGTGAAATTCCTGTTTACCAACCATCTTCTTTTTCAATCGATCTGAATAAATTTCAAAATTGGGAATATGTTTCACATATAGTTCGTTATTTGAAAATCGACTGGAAGTAAAACGAAAGATTTCCCTTGCAACTGCTAAGTCAAAAAAACTCTCGGAACTATTCTTTTCCAAGCTCTGTTGCAAAAGAAAATGGAACAGAAACTCATACTCTTCCCGAAGTTCTGGACTCAAGAACTCTCCGCGGTATTTTTTATTAAATTCATTCAAAAGCGAAATATATTCATCCGGTTTTTTGGACTTAGCTATCTGAAAGAATTTTAAAAACGGATTTGAAAGAGATGCAGTCGAAGATTGATTTTTAAGATAATCGCGCTTCCATTTAAAATCATTCCATCTTTCCTGCCAAAAGCGATTCCCGTCACCTAACTCTTTGTCCATGGATTGTATTTTTGACACTAATGAATCTGCCATTTCCCATTCCCCGCGAAGTAACAATGCTTTTGCGAGTTCCAATCTAAAGAATAAAGTGCGGTAATTACGTCCCTCTTTCAATTCTTCAGAAACCAAAAGTTCAATCAAAGAATTTACTTCTTGGTTTTTTTGAAAAGGAACAGAACTCAATAGTAAATGAAAGAACAATGTCCGATTTAAGTGAGATAGTTTTGTAAGCACCGACTCACCACTTGTCAAGTATTCAGGAGTTAATGACATTGACTCAAAGTAACCAGTTTGGAGTTGCTCTTTCCAGGCGGAGTACAATCTCAATCGATAGGAATCATAAATAGAATCCGAATACCCAAATTTCGTAAAATCGCGCGAAAGCACTTTATCATCGAAATTTTTCCAATCTTTTTTAAACCCATAATTGTATGCAGAAGTAGAGGTAAGTGGCGTTAAGTAAATCTCCTTATCACCTAATAAAAATCCTTTATGAAAGTACAATTCCAAAACACGATTTTTAACGACAGTTTTCTCTTTCGGAGTTTTTGCGAGTCGAGTGAGTTTATTTGTTTCCGCTTCTGCTTCATAAAACAAATAATTCTGAATGTACAAAGAACCCAATCGATATGCTTGCAAAAAAGGATCTTCCTTTGTTTCCACTTTGGATCGGAGATCGTTTTTTGCGGCGATATCTTTTACATTTCCATTACGTAGTTGGAAATAAAAATCCAATGCACCTAAATAAGAATCTCCATCGTCGCCGATAAAATCAGAAGAATTATATTTACAATCCTCTCTGTCCTTTGAAGAAAGACAGGAAACCAAATACTCATAACGGATTTGATTTTGAAAAGAAGACTTCGCATACTTTGTCCAAAGCGGTTTAAAAATAGATTTCCGTGGAACATTTGGGAATATTTCCGTTTTTAACTTTGCTAACTTCAACTCAAGGGCTGGCAATGGATCATCTTCATCATCTAACAAAGTCGATGCTGTATAATAATTTTCGTATGCATCTATAAATTCTTTGGATTTTTCCTTTTGAAAACCAACACTAATAAACTCGTTTGCTTTTTCCCTTAATCCATTTTTTGAAACAGAAAACTCTTTCCAATTACCAATCAACAAACGATCCTGATCCCCTGCAAAAAGATCTAATCGCATCGAAGAATAATCTTCCTTTTTTTGGGATTGATAAGAAACAATATTCTGGATTCGTTTAGATCGCAGAACTTCATACAATTTGCTGATCAAATTCCATTGTTTTTGTGTATTGAAGTTGGAATCTTCCAACCCTATCACTGAAATTTCAGATCCGCTTCCTTGAAAAATTTCTCGAAGTGGGAAAATATAAGATTTTTCATCCCCAAACAAACTGGTTTGTTTGTCGAGAGAACGATTCGTTACCAAATAATCTGTATCATACAGATAAACACCCAAGTTTCCAGCAGGTAGTGTGCGAACATTTTTATCTTGTTTATTTTTCTCATTTTCTCCATAAACCGTTACCCACTTTAACCGGCGTTCATTTCTTTCGGGAAACAACTCATTATGGTTTCTATCAAAAAGAAGGACAGGCGAAGAATTTTTTTTATGATATTCTTTAACAACAGATCTAACCAAACCGCCGCTAACTTTAGGCCCGATGATTTGTATTGTAGGGGAAAGTCCGGTAAGTTTCGGTATACAATCACTAATTTCATTAATGGATTTACAAGTTGCTGTTTGAAGTTTACCTTGTTGGAGATGAAAGAAAAATAAAGATTCATTGGTCGGGTATAACCCAATCCATCCATCGGAAAACTCATCTTTTGTAGGTCTTTTAGGTTCTAAAAAAGCCGAACGTTCCGGTGATACATTCTTAAGTTTCTCTATAATTCCATCCAAATTCTGAATCTCATTTATCTGCTGTTTTAGTGAAGTAGTTACTGGCTCACGTTTCAAAGCTTTTTCAGAAATAACGTTTGTCAGTTTACGATACCCCTTTACCCACTTCATTAAATCCTGGTAATATAAATTTGATTTCGAATCTTCAAATTCAAACTGAGCAGATATCAAATCACGAAACAGCTCCAAACTTCTGAAATTTTCCCAATGATTGACAAGATTCTTTGTCTGATTGGATGTTAAGTGGACTTCCGAATACGATTCTAAAAAATCAACCAATCGATGTTTCGGAGAAAAAAGTCGGACACTAAGATTAGTTTGATAGGTTTGAATTGCCTCTTTACCGTAAGTTAAGTAATTTGCATTTTTTTCTGACCTACTTTGAAGTTGTCCCCATTTAAATCTCTGCGCATTGGCCCAGAACATCTCTTCATCCAAACGGAATTCATAAGCAAGTTCCGATGCTTCTTTCCATTTTTTTTCAGCCATGTAACTGTCGCCTAGCTTCATATAAACGGTATACAAATTCAGCTGGATTCTAACTCTCATTTGGCGAGAAATCGGGTCACTAGAAAGACCAATAACTCGGGGATCGACAAGACCTGGGTTTTCCAATATTTCAGCCGCTTTTGCTAGAGTTAAGTGATAGTCTTTCTCTTCTTTTTCCAAAAGAAGAGAGGAATAATACAGGGCTGTTCCGTAGACAATATCAAACTTTGGATTTTCGATTCTAAAACGATTATCACAAGAATCTTTAGTTTCGGAGCAATTAGATGTTCCCTTTTTTTTCCAAAGGTCTAACTGCTCGAAAAATTGTTTCAATAAGATTTGTTTGGTATCAAATTGAAATTCAGAAGACTCTTGCAGCGAAAATATAGAATATGCATAGTTTTGAAATAAATTTTCAAGACCTTTGTTTGAAGGGTTTTCCAAAAGAATGTCAGCTAATTCTTTATAATGGTTAACTGCTTCCACTGGTAATAGGCTTCTTTGGTAAATTTGTGCTTCTACTTGTCTGGACTTTGCTAGAATGTTTTTACCAATGATGGTATCATCCAAATCTTTCGAGGTGATCAATTTATTTCTTGCCTGTATCTCAGATAATGCTGCCGAATACTCTTCTTGTTCAATATGGTTTTCAATCCGTATTCCCAATGTTAGGAGGTATTTAAAATCATTTGGAAACTCACCAGGGAATCGACCGTCTCCAATAACCCGTAAATTATCTCCAAAAATAATGTTCCAAAAACTCCATTTTCTGTATCGTTGCAAAATCGAATCTGGGTTGGACTTATATTCTGCTTCTGCCGAATTTAGCATTTGATAGGAATCGCGGAAACGACCACTTTTCTGAAATGCAATCGCTAGATAATTTGCTAAATTCACAGGACTTATAAATTTTACATCTTTGTTGTAAGCTATTGCCGTTTGAAAAGACGAAATTGCTTCTTCAAAATTTCCAAATTCTAATTCCGAAAGGCCTTTCAAAGAGAACAATAATGCCAATTTAGAACGTATTTCATTCAACTTACTCGAAGAAATCGAATTCGGATCAGAAGCATATTCATTTACAGATTGGTAATATTCATTTTTAAAATATATATCGATGGATTTTGAAAATTGTTCTGATGCCTTTTTATATTGGCCTTGATAAATCAAAGATTTACCATAATTAAAACGATAGATAGCTTCCTGTTTATATCCTTCAAATTGATTTTTAACGGAAAGATAAACTGAAACATCTTCTACTTTACGATAACTTTCATTGGCTTTCGGGAAATTACTTAATAGGAAGTAGTTATTTCCTAAATTCAGATTCAAATCAGATATTACTTTACGATCTCGGTAATCTTCTCCTAAAAATACCAGGATTTGATTATAAAGCTCAATATTAGCCTCTAAGTTTTTATCAGGAAAATATTTTTTATAAAGATCTTCATAAACTTCAGAATCAATTTTTCCAGATTTTGTATTTTTCTGCATTTTGATTAAATCAACATACTGATACAACCATCCAAGTAACTGATAAGCATCGTAATGAGTTGGATCAGCATAAATAATCCAACGAAGTTCCAATTCGGCTCTCTTAAAATTTTCTAAAATTTCTGTCTTACGTGCATCTGTCATTGTGCCTGTAGAATAATAATAAGACTCGAAAGTTACATATTTATTGATGAGATAATAAGAGTATCCATAGAGTGTTGCAAGGTCCAAATATGGCCTCGCACGAGGAACTGCTTGTTTATAATAAAGTTCGGTCCAACTAAGAGCTTTTTCAGACAACACTTCGATTTTTTCAAAATCTTTAATATCAACGACACCACGGAGAAGTTCGTTGTCAGTGATGATAGAAGTTACACCTGATAAATTTCCAACAACATTCAATTTATCCTTACTCAAGATGTTTAGTTGATTTAAAAGTGCACGTTCTTCCTCTTCACGAATCTTTTTTCCAAAACGAAAAATTGTATCAACCATC
Above is a window of Leptospira wolbachii serovar Codice str. CDC DNA encoding:
- a CDS encoding aminopeptidase encodes the protein MPKPLPLLSIPLPCLTKKIPRIFTVLLFPIILSGCLPYLFHLGKEQSSIILGREKIEDILNLPGLDLKTKQKLNLIQDARNFAIGELALNEKGGFEYYTKLDREEIGWNVSASEALELKSYTWWFPIAGTVPYKGFFDKQMAIALEKELQSEGYDTRIRAIGGYSTLGWFSDPVLSPQLSWPDHRLVGLVFHEMAHATAYLPGDSTLNESYASYVEEKGIEIYYIKKEGEASIHLQKFKKEKVRREVTLNLLKKYAEELKTLYSSALDKEQKWIQKKSITAKFKEEVIEKKLVPEEKSKEFLAREWNNEDFLGALRYHSGEVSFESLFIKSGKNFRQFHKEVKNLFDLPEEDRKQFLNKNL
- a CDS encoding PD40 domain-containing protein codes for the protein MKPSMRFPFSFIILFPFVFFQCVLFQKNVKMTNVDFDYSAISKNYFSPTQSKPFPLTVQRGNNIYNSTTKDGRYLFYATDQKGNFDIWFRDLKSSVVVPVTNHPFSETKPSISPNGKYLVFVSEEFDSEGDLILLPMDIEEWTRELLKGNRFIDDEFINLTNKPDKKGEYTKGIIDTDPVWSADGETIYFISDRFTPGLPNLCALKLENPNQVVQITSKGATSPYVSSDGKTVYFISYFEEPKGEIYSINLTSSVIQRITTNTYLDYSPTVDSKSKNLYYASIRKDTNQNGKLDERDHSILVMMNMESGEERILSSGETSNFDVRYSHFNGGSILFSASYFNAINIYFIPENGAIPKQPNIREQYQYAKTFTSGQSLEAYFLALDSVELFYSEDPLFPIYSARVSVLKYSSLLRVGKREEARTFLESYRNRLRAEGNKNYFALLLAQWEESKRSDKKFNFIYEIQSVPPTKWTKDAEAMLYHLYVDELEKEKKDTLAFESLRLIYQRFPDYHQIDEIKRRLGGYEFKSDSLKLSSLYQEMIEGWEKEKSRYLSNPSVTFSNDHKRDLRYLLEDVIQKVSENRNSETLVSHLNVILSDSAAKQVPQFTITLKYLKAKALSDLRKFNESNEILDSIIPIPINIDLEPPGKPSVFETPTFIAEYKTPILLRANLLKYYNQKSTGNTTDALRNLKIYLEFYDPILGVDLGEEDIQSAFFYFENKAVEFERIGDLLQSSFHYFFNNQNMFLVKTRNLYLDSLYKEYAIYYQRKMVDTIFRFGKKIREEEERALLNQLNILSKDKLNVVGNLSGVTSIITDNELLRGVVDIKDFEKIEVLSEKALSWTELYYKQAVPRARPYLDLATLYGYSYYLINKYVTFESYYYSTGTMTDARKTEILENFKRAELELRWIIYADPTHYDAYQLLGWLYQYVDLIKMQKNTKSGKIDSEVYEDLYKKYFPDKNLEANIELYNQILVFLGEDYRDRKVISDLNLNLGNNYFLLSNFPKANESYRKVEDVSVYLSVKNQFEGYKQEAIYRFNYGKSLIYQGQYKKASEQFSKSIDIYFKNEYYQSVNEYASDPNSISSSKLNEIRSKLALLFSLKGLSELEFGNFEEAISSFQTAIAYNKDVKFISPVNLANYLAIAFQKSGRFRDSYQMLNSAEAEYKSNPDSILQRYRKWSFWNIIFGDNLRVIGDGRFPGEFPNDFKYLLTLGIRIENHIEQEEYSAALSEIQARNKLITSKDLDDTIIGKNILAKSRQVEAQIYQRSLLPVEAVNHYKELADILLENPSNKGLENLFQNYAYSIFSLQESSEFQFDTKQILLKQFFEQLDLWKKKGTSNCSETKDSCDNRFRIENPKFDIVYGTALYYSSLLLEKEEKDYHLTLAKAAEILENPGLVDPRVIGLSSDPISRQMRVRIQLNLYTVYMKLGDSYMAEKKWKEASELAYEFRLDEEMFWANAQRFKWGQLQSRSEKNANYLTYGKEAIQTYQTNLSVRLFSPKHRLVDFLESYSEVHLTSNQTKNLVNHWENFRSLELFRDLISAQFEFEDSKSNLYYQDLMKWVKGYRKLTNVISEKALKREPVTTSLKQQINEIQNLDGIIEKLKNVSPERSAFLEPKRPTKDEFSDGWIGLYPTNESLFFFHLQQGKLQTATCKSINEISDCIPKLTGLSPTIQIIGPKVSGGLVRSVVKEYHKKNSSPVLLFDRNHNELFPERNERRLKWVTVYGENEKNKQDKNVRTLPAGNLGVYLYDTDYLVTNRSLDKQTSLFGDEKSYIFPLREIFQGSGSEISVIGLEDSNFNTQKQWNLISKLYEVLRSKRIQNIVSYQSQKKEDYSSMRLDLFAGDQDRLLIGNWKEFSVSKNGLREKANEFISVGFQKEKSKEFIDAYENYYTASTLLDDEDDPLPALELKLAKLKTEIFPNVPRKSIFKPLWTKYAKSSFQNQIRYEYLVSCLSSKDREDCKYNSSDFIGDDGDSYLGALDFYFQLRNGNVKDIAAKNDLRSKVETKEDPFLQAYRLGSLYIQNYLFYEAEAETNKLTRLAKTPKEKTVVKNRVLELYFHKGFLLGDKEIYLTPLTSTSAYNYGFKKDWKNFDDKVLSRDFTKFGYSDSIYDSYRLRLYSAWKEQLQTGYFESMSLTPEYLTSGESVLTKLSHLNRTLFFHLLLSSVPFQKNQEVNSLIELLVSEELKEGRNYRTLFFRLELAKALLLRGEWEMADSLVSKIQSMDKELGDGNRFWQERWNDFKWKRDYLKNQSSTASLSNPFLKFFQIAKSKKPDEYISLLNEFNKKYRGEFLSPELREEYEFLFHFLLQQSLEKNSSESFFDLAVAREIFRFTSSRFSNNELYVKHIPNFEIYSDRLKKKMVGKQEFHGLFDLGKKTYLLSFASGKSLGREMFSDNKSIYRESVKYFRSAESGSQEVILRESLADKYRTSFRLNKTNRHYIYSSGLHAVVPIVLPDTEYYSVASVSDFLSNPALKFNSITPKKPDVSVVGWNSSLENEINAGLMVWETNGKKDGYAPFNVDFTEIGWCQNNYLCSSEVPLFDAASKGVNTTKIYANQRIGNSAQYTNDFSGVAYYLARENTGLFVLHSGVQTGVHNLFFLKQFLQGYDLPKPLHVRLVEGKEAARNSAIDDRFWIGYKLYTSAMIED